From the genome of Flavobacterium luteolum, one region includes:
- a CDS encoding DUF3050 domain-containing protein, translating to MNIETINKSIQPQKDQLLNHSLYNKIQNIDDLHSFLETHVFAVWDFMSLLKALQAKLTCTTTPWFATKNPETRYLINEIVLAEETDLSIDGRRQSHYEMYLEAMEACGADTTGVLNFLSEVNSLHNIFVAIKQSNLHPNVKAFLDFTFRVIEEGKPHEIAAAFTFGREDLIPSMFTEILKNFQKNLPESDLAKLLYYFERHIELDADEHGPMAMTMITELCEEDAQKWKEVEEVSILALEKRIGLWNAIEEEIVMKTEMV from the coding sequence ATGAATATCGAAACGATAAACAAAAGCATACAACCACAAAAAGACCAACTATTAAATCATTCTTTATACAATAAGATTCAAAATATAGACGACCTGCACAGTTTTCTTGAAACTCACGTTTTTGCTGTTTGGGATTTTATGTCATTATTAAAAGCGTTACAAGCCAAACTTACCTGTACAACAACGCCTTGGTTTGCTACAAAAAATCCAGAAACTAGATATTTAATTAATGAAATTGTTCTCGCAGAAGAAACAGATTTAAGTATTGACGGAAGAAGACAAAGTCACTACGAAATGTATCTTGAAGCTATGGAAGCCTGCGGTGCAGATACAACAGGAGTTTTAAACTTCTTATCAGAAGTAAATTCTCTTCACAATATATTTGTTGCTATCAAGCAAAGTAATTTACATCCAAATGTAAAAGCCTTTTTAGATTTTACATTTAGAGTTATTGAAGAAGGAAAACCACACGAAATTGCCGCTGCATTTACTTTTGGAAGAGAAGATTTGATTCCGAGTATGTTTACGGAAATCTTAAAGAACTTTCAAAAAAATCTGCCAGAGAGCGATCTAGCAAAACTGTTATATTATTTTGAAAGACATATCGAACTAGATGCCGACGAACACGGACCAATGGCAATGACAATGATTACTGAATTATGTGAGGAAGATGCTCAAAAATGGAAAGAAGTTGAAGAGGTTTCAATTCTTGCCTTAGAAAAACGTATCGGACTTTGGAACGCTATTGAAGAAGAAATTGTGATGAAAACTGAAATGGTTTAA
- a CDS encoding acyl-CoA dehydrogenase family protein produces the protein MKPDLFQSPDYFNLDDLLSDEHKLVRESARAWVKKEVSPIIEEYAQKAEFPKQIIKGLGEIGGFGPYIPVEYGGAGLDQISYGLIMQEIERGDSGVRSTSSVQSSLVMYPIWKYGNEEQRMKYLPKLATGEYIGCFGLTEPDHGSDPGSMITNFKDMGDHYLLNGAKMWISNAPFADIAIVWAKNEEGRIHGLIVERGMKGFTTPETHNKWSLRASATGELIFDNVKVPKENLLPNKSGLGAPLGCLDSARYGIAWGAIGAAMDCYDTALRYSKERIQFGKPIGGTQLQQKKLAEMITEITKAQLLTWRLGVLRNEGRATTAQISMAKRNNVNMAITIAREARQMLGGMGITGEYSIMRHMMNLESVITYEGTHDIHLLITGMDVTGIPAFK, from the coding sequence ATGAAACCAGACCTATTTCAATCTCCAGATTATTTTAACCTAGACGATTTATTATCAGACGAACATAAATTGGTTCGCGAATCTGCTCGTGCTTGGGTTAAAAAAGAAGTTTCTCCTATTATTGAAGAATATGCTCAAAAAGCAGAATTTCCTAAACAAATTATTAAAGGTCTAGGCGAAATTGGCGGTTTCGGACCTTATATTCCTGTAGAATATGGCGGTGCTGGATTAGACCAAATTTCTTATGGTTTAATTATGCAGGAAATAGAAAGAGGTGATTCTGGTGTAAGATCTACCTCATCTGTCCAATCTTCTTTGGTAATGTATCCTATTTGGAAATATGGAAACGAAGAACAAAGAATGAAATACCTTCCAAAACTTGCTACGGGAGAATATATAGGCTGTTTTGGTTTAACCGAACCAGATCATGGGTCTGATCCTGGAAGTATGATTACCAATTTTAAAGATATGGGCGATCATTATCTTTTAAATGGTGCCAAAATGTGGATTTCAAATGCTCCATTTGCTGATATCGCTATTGTTTGGGCAAAAAACGAAGAAGGACGAATTCATGGTTTAATTGTTGAGCGTGGTATGAAAGGATTTACAACTCCAGAGACGCATAACAAATGGTCGCTTCGTGCGTCTGCAACAGGGGAATTAATTTTTGATAATGTAAAAGTTCCTAAAGAAAACCTTTTACCAAACAAATCTGGTTTAGGTGCTCCGCTTGGCTGTTTAGATTCTGCTCGTTATGGAATTGCTTGGGGAGCAATTGGTGCTGCAATGGATTGTTATGATACCGCTTTAAGATATTCAAAAGAAAGAATTCAGTTTGGAAAACCAATTGGAGGAACACAGTTACAGCAGAAAAAACTGGCAGAAATGATTACCGAAATCACAAAAGCACAATTATTAACATGGCGATTAGGAGTTTTAAGAAATGAAGGTAGAGCAACTACCGCACAGATTTCTATGGCAAAACGTAATAATGTAAATATGGCCATTACTATTGCACGCGAGGCCAGACAAATGCTTGGAGGTATGGGAATCACAGGCGAGTACTCAATTATGCGTCATATGATGAACCTTGAAAGTGTGATTACTTATGAAGGAACTCACGATATACATTTATTGATAACTGGAATGGATGTAACCGGAATTCCAGCATTTAAATAA
- a CDS encoding AraC family transcriptional regulator: MNGNFDQGLEYAEELKKSNNNEHIAFAYGAGSYLYQLKNNRAKSDEWFTKALAYYNKLPESVQKINLRAYLYNYRGLIEWKRRNFSNALTNYQEGIKLSIKTNDVIQIVKFKSNIALVNEAVGNYELAVKNLKQNSDFLDKNESLYDKDQFQNSRSNIYTNLGNVYEGYYMKNRSKAFLLDSAEYFYKRAITYSQNYMDNKMTATLSLGNIYLLKKDFKNAERSYFDIAMYAKQNNDEDYYKTANYNLGDLYYAQKKYDKALIFLKKVDSLYLKEKKIDVSYFQSNYVQAKIYNILNEPELAFKHSKIYLDSYEKYEGQLREEALEVNYKLGTANLSDEMLSIQEKYKYEVLWNKALKVFYVILVVGIVFFLIKNIRDKNRAQKKMNALIEEFKANLEKKESEKAEIEKAPLEKNIVLEESLELEDTQLKKENANLSIDEAKENKIVEKLLALEEKLEYLNADFTLSYVAKKIKTNTTYLSYVVNKRFGKSFGEYSNELKINYVINQMITNHLYRKYSTQAIAESVGFKNAVSFAKSFRKRTGVSPAQFANNI; this comes from the coding sequence ATGAATGGTAACTTCGACCAGGGTCTTGAATATGCAGAAGAATTAAAGAAATCCAACAACAATGAACACATAGCATTTGCCTATGGTGCAGGATCATATCTTTATCAATTAAAAAATAATAGGGCTAAAAGTGATGAATGGTTTACCAAGGCATTAGCTTATTATAATAAACTGCCAGAATCTGTTCAAAAAATAAACCTTAGAGCCTACCTATATAATTATAGAGGATTGATAGAATGGAAGAGACGAAACTTTAGTAATGCTCTTACTAATTATCAGGAAGGAATTAAACTCTCTATCAAAACTAATGATGTTATCCAGATTGTAAAGTTTAAAAGTAACATCGCCTTGGTTAATGAAGCTGTGGGTAATTATGAACTTGCCGTTAAAAATCTTAAACAAAACAGTGATTTTTTAGATAAGAATGAAAGTCTTTATGATAAAGACCAATTTCAGAATAGTAGAAGTAACATTTATACCAATCTAGGGAATGTTTACGAAGGTTATTATATGAAGAATCGAAGTAAAGCCTTTTTACTTGATTCGGCCGAATACTTTTACAAAAGGGCGATAACCTATTCTCAAAATTATATGGATAACAAAATGACGGCTACTTTAAGTCTAGGAAACATCTATTTGTTGAAAAAAGATTTTAAAAATGCCGAAAGGTCTTATTTTGATATTGCAATGTATGCGAAACAAAATAATGACGAGGACTATTATAAGACTGCAAATTATAATTTGGGAGATCTTTATTATGCTCAAAAGAAATACGATAAAGCCCTGATATTCCTGAAAAAAGTTGATTCGCTTTATCTTAAGGAGAAGAAAATAGATGTGAGCTATTTTCAATCCAATTATGTCCAGGCCAAAATTTATAATATTCTAAACGAGCCTGAATTGGCTTTTAAGCATTCTAAAATTTATTTAGATTCTTATGAAAAATATGAGGGGCAACTGCGGGAAGAAGCTTTAGAAGTTAATTATAAATTGGGCACTGCAAATCTGAGTGATGAGATGTTGAGCATTCAAGAGAAGTATAAATATGAAGTTTTATGGAATAAAGCCCTAAAAGTCTTCTATGTTATTTTGGTTGTTGGGATTGTATTTTTCTTGATTAAAAATATTAGAGATAAGAATAGAGCTCAGAAAAAAATGAACGCTTTAATTGAAGAGTTTAAAGCTAATCTTGAGAAAAAAGAATCTGAAAAAGCAGAAATTGAAAAAGCACCATTAGAGAAAAACATAGTTTTGGAAGAGTCTCTAGAACTAGAAGATACACAGCTTAAAAAAGAAAATGCAAATCTTAGTATTGATGAGGCTAAAGAAAATAAAATCGTAGAAAAATTATTGGCGCTAGAAGAGAAACTGGAATATCTAAATGCAGATTTTACGCTTTCGTATGTTGCCAAAAAAATTAAAACCAATACAACTTATTTATCCTATGTTGTCAATAAAAGATTCGGAAAATCTTTTGGAGAATATTCAAATGAGTTAAAGATTAATTATGTTATTAATCAGATGATTACAAATCATTTGTATCGTAAATATTCGACTCAGGCAATTGCAGAAAGTGTTGGTTTTAAAAATGCCGTTTCATTTGCAAAATCGTTTCGCAAAAGAACTGGAGTGTCTCCAGCTCAATTTGCGAACAATATTTAA
- a CDS encoding vitamin K epoxide reductase family protein, with the protein MLKLVQKFLQINRYSDIKNEFKDLFLSHPNYPSLFAITDSFDLLSVENAAVRVSKEQIEDLPSNFLAYFKDELILVEKIKSGVRITTTKKGSQKLSYDKFLLDWNGVIVAIEPNNVVARDNLKFEYNWLKYFLPFVLVAGLSFYYNGFNWFSASFLVTSVLGLIVSIFIVQEKWGVKNTVISKFCNLSPNSSCHSVISFNDDIANRWLSFSDLPLLFFSASIIAILVQPLSSAIFVGLLSLLAIPIIVCSIWIQKFEIQKWCVMCLAISFLILAQSIIWFSSDLFTLSFSFNEVFPYVFSLLLLVPIWATVKVMIRKMLDNENSLKELKKFKRNYALLNFLSKKVKYTKGFEDLRGLTFGNKNAGVRLSVILSPSCGHCYKTFQEAFDLVLKFPDKIYLNVLFNINPENNDNPYKAVVERLLTINRTTPGKTVEAISDWYIKRMLHKKWLKKWNVDSVSMMINQEIQKQYDWCSMNNFNYTPIKIVNERLFPNEYELNELKYFLNDYVDEVQVLEKIA; encoded by the coding sequence ATGTTAAAACTGGTCCAAAAATTTCTACAAATCAATCGATACTCAGACATCAAAAATGAGTTCAAGGACCTGTTTTTGTCTCATCCAAATTATCCGAGTTTGTTTGCCATTACAGACTCGTTTGATTTGCTTTCGGTAGAGAATGCAGCTGTAAGAGTTTCGAAAGAGCAGATTGAAGATTTGCCTTCAAACTTTTTGGCATATTTTAAAGATGAATTGATATTGGTTGAAAAGATTAAAAGTGGAGTTAGAATCACAACCACAAAAAAAGGAAGCCAAAAATTATCTTATGATAAATTTCTTTTAGACTGGAACGGTGTAATTGTTGCCATTGAACCTAACAATGTAGTAGCAAGAGACAATTTAAAGTTCGAATATAATTGGCTCAAATATTTTTTGCCTTTTGTACTTGTAGCAGGGTTGTCTTTTTATTATAATGGTTTTAACTGGTTTAGTGCATCATTCTTGGTAACATCAGTTCTTGGTTTAATTGTAAGCATATTTATTGTTCAAGAAAAATGGGGAGTTAAAAACACAGTAATTTCAAAATTCTGTAATTTAAGTCCTAATTCTTCTTGTCACTCAGTAATAAGTTTCAACGATGATATTGCAAACAGATGGTTAAGTTTCTCAGATTTGCCATTACTTTTCTTTAGTGCAAGCATCATCGCAATATTAGTTCAGCCTTTAAGCTCTGCTATTTTTGTTGGACTTTTAAGTTTGTTGGCCATTCCAATAATAGTTTGTTCGATTTGGATTCAAAAATTTGAAATTCAAAAATGGTGTGTAATGTGTTTAGCAATATCATTTTTAATATTGGCTCAAAGCATTATTTGGTTTTCATCAGATCTTTTTACATTGAGTTTTAGTTTTAATGAAGTTTTTCCGTATGTATTCTCTTTATTGCTTTTAGTGCCAATTTGGGCAACAGTTAAAGTAATGATTAGAAAAATGCTTGATAACGAGAACTCTCTTAAAGAACTTAAGAAATTTAAAAGAAATTATGCTCTATTGAACTTCTTGTCTAAAAAAGTAAAATACACAAAAGGATTTGAAGATTTAAGAGGCTTGACATTTGGTAATAAAAATGCAGGAGTTAGACTTTCTGTAATTCTTAGTCCAAGCTGCGGACATTGTTACAAAACTTTTCAAGAAGCTTTTGATTTGGTGCTGAAATTTCCAGATAAAATATATTTGAATGTTCTTTTTAATATTAATCCAGAAAACAACGACAATCCTTATAAAGCAGTTGTTGAAAGACTTTTAACTATTAATAGAACAACACCTGGAAAAACGGTAGAAGCGATTTCAGATTGGTACATCAAAAGAATGTTGCACAAGAAATGGCTTAAAAAATGGAATGTTGATTCTGTAAGTATGATGATAAATCAGGAAATTCAGAAGCAATACGATTGGTGCTCTATGAACAATTTTAATTACACACCTATTAAAATTGTAAACGAAAGGCTATTTCCAAATGAATATGAATTGAATGAGTTGAAATATTTCTTAAATGATTACGTAGATGAAGTTCAAGTTTTAGAGAAAATAGCGTAA
- a CDS encoding peptidase domain-containing ABC transporter: MKKFPHYKQADFKDCGPTCLKIIAKHYGKTIHIQDLRDFSETTREGSNLLFLSDAAEKIGFRTLGVKLSLERLEEAPLPCILHWNKNHYVVLYRIKKETYYVSDPAFGLIEYNTEDFLKLWIGSNAGNETKEGIALLIEATPKFFQSDFDKEDRKGLGFGILSQYVIRYKSYLFQLSIGLLAGSLLQLIFPFLTQSIVDVGIQNQNIHFIYLILFAQLFLFAGRTGLELIRSWILLHLSTRINISLISDFFIKLMNLPISFFDVRMTGDIMQRINDHHRIEKILTTSSLNVLFSIINMFVLGGVLAYFNVKIFLVFFAGSLLYFGWISMFLKRREVLDYKRFAEVSNEQGKVMELINGMQEIKLHNAEKQKRWGWEYVQARLFRVSIKGLVLEQSQTIGSSVINELKNIFITFLSAKLVIDGSITLGMMLAISSIVGSLNGPIAQLIQFVRELQDAKISLARLSEIHEKEDETQQEEHQSHDVPYDSDIELKNVSYRYLGSDIPVLNNLTLKIPANKVTAIVGTSGSGKTTLMKLLLKFYEPEKGEILIGNSQLKNISQHAWRSSIGAVMQEGFIFSDTIANNIAFGVDKIDKERLVYAADVANIRQYISELPLGYNTKIGAEGVGMSTGQKQRMLIARAVYKNPEILFFDEATSALDANNEKEIMQKLDIFFKNKTVIVIAHRLSTVMNADQIVVLDKGRIIEIGNHAELVGQRGSYFELVRNQLQLGN, encoded by the coding sequence TTGAAAAAATTCCCTCATTATAAGCAGGCAGATTTTAAAGACTGTGGCCCCACATGTCTAAAAATTATAGCCAAACATTACGGTAAGACAATCCATATTCAGGATCTTAGAGACTTTAGCGAGACGACCCGCGAGGGAAGCAATCTCCTGTTTCTGAGTGATGCCGCCGAGAAAATCGGTTTTCGGACTTTGGGGGTGAAACTGAGCTTGGAAAGGCTGGAAGAAGCTCCTCTGCCCTGCATTCTGCATTGGAATAAAAACCATTACGTTGTGCTTTATAGAATTAAAAAAGAGACTTACTATGTTTCTGATCCTGCATTTGGGCTGATTGAATACAATACGGAAGATTTTTTAAAATTGTGGATTGGCAGCAATGCCGGCAATGAGACGAAGGAGGGAATTGCGTTGCTGATCGAAGCAACACCTAAATTTTTTCAATCAGATTTTGATAAAGAAGATCGTAAAGGATTGGGTTTTGGAATCTTGTCCCAATACGTGATCCGATACAAATCTTATCTTTTTCAACTAAGCATTGGGCTGTTGGCCGGGAGTTTGCTGCAGCTAATATTTCCTTTTTTAACCCAGAGTATTGTAGATGTCGGAATCCAGAACCAGAATATCCATTTTATTTATCTGATTCTCTTTGCCCAGCTGTTTCTCTTTGCTGGAAGAACAGGTCTAGAGCTCATAAGAAGCTGGATACTGCTTCATCTCTCCACTCGCATTAATATTTCACTGATTTCAGATTTCTTTATCAAGCTAATGAATCTTCCGATTTCTTTTTTTGATGTGCGAATGACAGGTGACATCATGCAGCGTATAAATGACCATCACAGAATCGAAAAAATACTGACCACATCGTCTTTAAATGTGCTTTTTTCTATTATCAACATGTTTGTGCTGGGAGGAGTTCTGGCTTATTTCAATGTAAAGATATTCTTGGTGTTTTTTGCTGGAAGTCTTCTTTATTTTGGCTGGATAAGCATGTTTTTAAAACGGAGGGAGGTTTTAGATTACAAACGTTTTGCGGAAGTTTCCAATGAGCAGGGAAAAGTTATGGAGCTCATTAACGGAATGCAGGAAATTAAGCTTCATAATGCCGAAAAACAGAAACGATGGGGTTGGGAATATGTCCAAGCGAGACTTTTTAGGGTTTCGATAAAAGGACTGGTTTTAGAACAATCGCAAACTATCGGGTCGTCGGTAATAAATGAATTAAAGAATATCTTCATTACTTTTTTATCTGCGAAATTAGTTATCGACGGTTCCATCACGCTGGGGATGATGCTGGCAATTAGTTCGATTGTAGGCAGTTTAAACGGCCCAATTGCGCAGCTTATCCAATTTGTGAGAGAGCTTCAGGATGCTAAAATTTCATTGGCAAGGTTGTCTGAGATTCACGAAAAAGAAGATGAAACGCAGCAGGAAGAGCATCAGTCTCATGATGTCCCTTATGATTCAGATATCGAATTAAAAAATGTCTCCTACAGATATCTAGGTTCAGATATTCCTGTTCTAAATAATTTAACCTTAAAAATTCCAGCCAATAAGGTAACGGCAATTGTCGGAACCAGCGGAAGCGGAAAAACAACGCTCATGAAGTTGCTTCTTAAATTCTATGAACCCGAAAAAGGAGAGATCCTAATTGGAAATTCACAACTTAAAAACATATCGCAGCATGCCTGGAGATCAAGCATTGGGGCTGTAATGCAGGAAGGATTTATTTTTAGCGACACCATAGCCAATAATATTGCATTTGGAGTAGATAAAATTGATAAGGAGCGTCTGGTTTATGCTGCAGATGTGGCAAATATCAGACAGTATATAAGCGAATTGCCATTGGGCTATAACACCAAAATCGGCGCAGAAGGCGTAGGAATGAGCACCGGACAGAAACAACGGATGCTGATTGCTAGGGCAGTATATAAAAATCCTGAAATTCTGTTTTTTGATGAGGCAACGTCAGCTTTGGATGCCAACAATGAAAAAGAAATTATGCAGAAGCTTGATATCTTCTTTAAGAACAAAACCGTGATTGTAATTGCGCACCGATTAAGCACTGTAATGAATGCAGATCAGATTGTGGTTTTGGATAAAGGCAGAATTATTGAAATCGGAAATCATGCTGAGCTGGTTGGACAGAGAGGTAGTTATTTTGAATTGGTTAGAAATCAATTGCAGTTAGGAAATTAA
- a CDS encoding HlyD family secretion protein — protein sequence MAENNDTFELRSEEVQDILTRVPHWMIRWGTVLIFAIIIMLFFVSWFVKYPDVVKTEIVITTNIPPEKIVSKSSGRIEAILIRNKMLVEKNSILAIIENTANYKDVFLLKKIVDGYDINGSKKEFPFGLLKNTQLGEIESAFAAFQKDYQAQELNKDLHPFQVESRAQQSEKIQISERIEILQQQKVINERELDLQKNEVARFETLFNKGIISAQEMEAKKLGFLQAQKNYRSLLSSISQLKSSLIDNTKSSQNLQINSTKEEVNLGRSVSQSFYQLKKVIRDWELAYALKSSISGKVTFLQVWNENQTINVGDNVFSIIPDAKNSFIGKVKAPALNSGKIKVGQRVNIRLANFPDREFGVLKGEIENISLVPDKDGNLLIDVALPDGLKTSYNKQIAFQQEMKGSAEIVTEDLRLIERILYQFKNIFEQV from the coding sequence ATGGCAGAAAACAACGATACATTTGAATTAAGAAGCGAAGAGGTTCAGGATATCCTGACCAGAGTGCCGCATTGGATGATACGATGGGGAACTGTTTTAATATTTGCCATTATTATCATGCTGTTTTTTGTTTCCTGGTTTGTCAAATATCCGGATGTCGTGAAAACCGAAATCGTCATTACAACCAATATCCCTCCGGAAAAAATAGTGTCAAAATCTTCTGGGCGCATTGAAGCAATTCTGATCAGGAATAAAATGCTGGTTGAAAAAAATAGCATTTTGGCAATTATTGAAAATACAGCCAATTACAAAGATGTTTTCCTGCTGAAAAAGATTGTTGACGGTTATGATATAAACGGCTCAAAGAAAGAATTTCCTTTTGGACTGTTAAAAAACACACAGTTAGGCGAAATAGAAAGCGCATTTGCAGCATTCCAGAAGGATTATCAGGCTCAGGAACTAAACAAAGACCTGCATCCTTTTCAGGTGGAAAGCAGAGCGCAGCAGTCTGAGAAAATCCAGATAAGCGAAAGGATAGAAATTCTGCAGCAGCAGAAAGTGATAAATGAAAGGGAGCTGGATCTCCAGAAAAATGAAGTGGCCCGATTTGAAACTTTATTCAATAAAGGAATTATATCTGCTCAGGAAATGGAAGCGAAAAAATTGGGTTTTCTTCAAGCGCAGAAGAATTACAGAAGCCTGCTGTCATCAATTTCTCAGCTGAAATCTTCTCTTATTGACAATACAAAATCGAGCCAGAATCTGCAGATAAACAGCACCAAAGAAGAAGTTAATCTCGGACGCAGCGTGTCACAGTCTTTCTATCAGCTGAAAAAAGTGATAAGGGACTGGGAGCTGGCTTATGCGCTAAAATCTTCCATCAGTGGCAAGGTGACTTTTCTGCAGGTCTGGAATGAAAATCAGACTATCAATGTTGGAGATAATGTATTTTCAATAATTCCGGATGCTAAAAACAGTTTTATAGGAAAAGTAAAAGCGCCGGCTCTAAATTCAGGAAAAATTAAAGTGGGGCAGCGCGTCAATATCCGTCTGGCTAATTTCCCTGACAGAGAGTTTGGGGTTTTAAAAGGCGAAATCGAAAACATTTCACTGGTTCCCGATAAAGATGGAAACCTGCTTATAGACGTGGCTCTTCCAGACGGACTGAAAACATCCTATAATAAACAGATTGCCTTTCAACAGGAAATGAAAGGAAGCGCAGAAATTGTAACCGAAGATCTGCGTTTAATCGAAAGAATTCTGTATCAATTTAAGAACATTTTTGAACAAGTTTAA
- a CDS encoding S41 family peptidase, whose translation MKKIVLITFLFLFQYSFSKPITETQKLATTCKVWGFLKYYHPNVTDGSKNWDEQLFQILPKIEEAQTSEAFSSVLENWIVSLGEIKKQETLKLDVKKEYFDKNFDLSWFNNKELFSKSLSKKLKFIEENRNKNQQFYYTSKPYIEVINEVKYKEFKWTDKNLRLLALFRYWNQMEYFFPYKYKMDQSWDSVLIEMMPRFSNPESEMDFALAMREISIKLNDTHASTQMRQMYDYFGDKFITADVVFIDNKAVVVALKNDSLAKIDDFRIGDVVTKVDGKAVGDLIKENLKYAEGSNMPAILKNIYWTVFNGKTESIEIEFIRDNTTSVKKVKRYTYSKLRITNAKNAEKWKLLDDSIGYVDVERIKADELPSVMKQFENTRAIVFDARKYPQEPNIEEDIAQYLYPGEKAFAKFIDADLTYPGRYVWREDQKTGKTNADYYKGKVIILQNEKTQSHGEHLVMCLQAAPNATIIGSQTSGADGGTCRFEIIKGYSTIFTGFGIFYPNGKETQRIGIIPDIEVKPTILGIQQGKDEVLERAILFAKNGK comes from the coding sequence ATGAAAAAAATAGTACTCATTACATTTTTATTCTTATTTCAATACTCTTTTTCAAAACCAATTACAGAAACTCAAAAGTTAGCCACAACCTGCAAAGTTTGGGGGTTTCTAAAATATTATCATCCAAATGTTACCGATGGAAGTAAAAATTGGGATGAACAGCTATTTCAAATTTTGCCAAAAATCGAGGAAGCTCAGACCTCTGAAGCATTTTCTTCAGTGCTAGAAAATTGGATTGTTTCTTTGGGAGAAATTAAAAAACAAGAAACTCTAAAACTCGATGTAAAAAAAGAATATTTTGATAAAAACTTCGACTTGTCGTGGTTTAATAATAAGGAGTTGTTCTCGAAATCACTTTCAAAAAAATTAAAGTTTATTGAAGAAAATAGGAATAAGAATCAGCAATTCTATTATACTTCTAAGCCCTATATAGAAGTAATAAATGAGGTTAAGTACAAGGAATTTAAATGGACGGATAAGAATCTGCGTCTTTTGGCACTCTTTCGTTATTGGAATCAAATGGAATACTTTTTTCCGTATAAATATAAAATGGACCAAAGTTGGGATAGTGTTTTAATAGAAATGATGCCTCGATTTAGCAATCCTGAATCTGAAATGGATTTTGCATTAGCGATGCGTGAAATTTCAATAAAACTAAACGATACGCACGCTTCCACTCAAATGAGGCAGATGTATGATTATTTTGGAGATAAATTTATTACTGCTGATGTAGTTTTTATAGATAATAAAGCGGTTGTTGTTGCTTTAAAAAATGATTCATTAGCTAAAATTGATGATTTTAGAATAGGAGATGTCGTTACAAAAGTTGATGGAAAAGCAGTAGGAGATTTAATCAAGGAAAATTTGAAATATGCGGAAGGCTCTAATATGCCTGCAATTTTAAAAAATATTTATTGGACTGTTTTCAACGGAAAAACAGAATCAATCGAAATCGAATTTATTCGAGACAACACTACTTCTGTTAAAAAAGTTAAACGTTATACCTATTCAAAACTAAGAATCACAAATGCTAAAAATGCAGAGAAATGGAAATTATTGGATGATAGTATTGGGTACGTTGATGTTGAGAGAATAAAAGCAGATGAACTTCCTAGTGTAATGAAGCAATTTGAAAATACAAGAGCAATTGTTTTTGACGCCAGAAAATACCCCCAAGAACCAAATATTGAAGAAGACATAGCACAATATTTATATCCAGGAGAAAAAGCATTTGCAAAATTTATAGATGCAGACTTGACATATCCAGGGAGATATGTTTGGAGAGAAGATCAAAAAACAGGAAAAACAAATGCTGATTATTATAAAGGCAAAGTGATTATTTTGCAAAATGAAAAAACGCAAAGCCATGGTGAGCATTTAGTAATGTGTCTGCAAGCAGCTCCAAATGCCACAATTATTGGCAGTCAGACTTCGGGTGCAGATGGTGGAACATGCAGATTTGAAATTATAAAAGGTTATTCAACCATATTTACAGGTTTTGGAATTTTTTATCCAAACGGAAAAGAAACACAAAGAATTGGTATTATTCCAGATATCGAAGTTAAACCAACAATTTTAGGTATTCAGCAAGGTAAGGACGAAGTTCTTGAAAGAGCAATTCTTTTTGCTAAAAATGGTAAATAA